Within Myxocyprinus asiaticus isolate MX2 ecotype Aquarium Trade chromosome 18, UBuf_Myxa_2, whole genome shotgun sequence, the genomic segment GATGCAGTAGGATGATAGAATGTCAGGTACTCTTACTGTGTTATGATACAGGCTTTCCAGTCACGATTCAGAGAGTTAAGAGCATTCATGTCCTCTTCATCCAGAGTGAAATCAAAGATCTGCACTCAGACAGACAATAATGACATCATTTCTATAATAAACCCTAACCTTAATCAAGATTTTAAATGTTTGGATTAATTCAAGATATCAAAAATGAGAGCTTTTGACCTTTATTATGTCAGTTAAATATTTTCCTTTGTTATGTGCTATGGTGAAACATGTGGAAATACACAGAATATTTAGAAATGAGAAGTTTACCTTTGTGTTCTCCAATATGTGGTGGGGTTTTGTACTCTTCGGGATCACTGCAATGCCTTGCTGAATGTGATATCTCAATAAAACCTGCAGCACAAtcaaacacaacattaaaacccaaAAAGAGGATAGTAGATGTATGATGTGTGGAACAGATTTACAGAAGTTCGAAGATGTACATGACCTGTGCCGGGGTCCGTCTGTGCTTCTTGGCTACATCCCCAACCACAGGATCCTCCAGTAACTTCATGGGATCTGTGTCTCCTCTTTGGCTATGAGTAAAGACGCATAGCAAAATAGCATCTGGTGATGTCATGATTAGGTTATAATCTTAAAATGTTTTGATAGTACTTGAGTACCCAGTATTCTCATTAGCTTTTCTTGAGATTCAGATCTTTTGAGTCTTTGAAAACACAGGACTTGTAGTCCTACATAGTTTGAACTTACTATTGTGCAGGTCTCCCAGGTGAGCCAAATGGACTGTATGCTGTGAGAGCAATGTTCTTGGACTTACAGTAATCAATCAAATCAGTTTGAACCAGGTAAGGATGGAGCTCCACCTGTAGATGGAGATATATTGATTATATttacatgtgcaaaaaaaaaaaaaaaaaaaaaaatcaaggttacctTTAATGCCATTTTATCTAGATGATATATTTCTCAAGTTACTGGTGCACTAATTGGACTTAAATGCAGCATGGATGCAGAATCTTTTaaaagcaatagttttcagttactgatgccattgtagagattcactattcacagtcagccctGATTTATTTAATCCATGAGTTAAAGTAAAGCGGTTATTGAGATTTAGCAAGTAGGATTCACTGGGTTATGTGATCTAACATGGCCGCTCCCATGAGGAGAGACCCGCTGCATTcaaaattgcatactaccatactattatttctgccatagacagttatggcagaagtagtatgggtggtatgcaattccgaactcagctATAGTGATAGGTCTTCATTTCATATGTGTGGGCATgatattaaacatgtttttttctttaggagtaaaacttttattaataaataaaaatgactgagtACATCTTTGAATACATATCTAGTTTTTTGTTTAAGTTGGAAAGCTGTTTCAACAGCATAACAAAACCTCATTTGATCTATTGTGTAAGCTGTAAAAGGCACATGTAAAAACTAAGATAATATGGCGTTACAAGGATCTGAGTACCTGATTAACAGCTGGTGGGATTTTGGCCACAGACAGCAATCTCTCCAGTTGCATGATTGAAAAATTTGACACTCCAATACTTTTTACCTTTCCTGAGTGTTTTAAATCTTCCATTCCCTGCAAGATGTTACAATACACTGTTAAGACCATGAAGAATGACAACATAGAAACTGAAACCTGAGGACATTATTAGTAATCTTCACATTATATTTGGAGTGTTGCAGGTTAGCATTACCTTCCACACATCCACATAGTCAGTGTCACTTGTGAGAATCTTTCCATCCTTTTCTGGGAAAAGCTCATCGCCCATTTTCTGTGGGTTATTGTTAAACAGTAAACAATAAGTAGACTTTAAAATAGCAATTAAGATCATTTGGTAGAGTAAAATAaccaaaatagtaatccactacaaattgcttatttttctttttattgtaatcagattactttactaagtacttaattgaaaaagaaatcaCATCACATTACTTTTACgttactttttaaaacacttcTACTCAACAAATTTGAAATAatgtctatctttctttcttgttcattgttacacacatcatacacagcacctcacatttctccttcacaatgactcgttacgtggccataattcatgtattctacataaataattgtggcatgggggggcgtggtcaggTGCATGTAACAGCGGCCCACCATACCacaataatatattagaaataagcataaccctataaaagtaatttaattaattgaaagccagtaactgtaatctgattacaagtatttaaaatgtaatgcatcacactacttttttgacttaaatgttattagattacagtaactaattacttttttaaatggattacacccaaaaaatgaaaataaatgatgctCAGACTAAATAAGGGAAACTTATTTAAATAATTCTGTGAGATACTGAACATTCCAACAAACTATGTTTCGGAGGCTGTGCTAATAACtgattttgattaattaatgttAAGGTGTATGTACACTGACCTCAAAAAGTAATTGGACATGTATTCCAACAAAAACATATGAATCTCATTGCATCagttaacaaaatataaaaacaagtggcatttattAAAGTTGTTCATGAACACTTTTTGAGGAAAAGTTTCACAAAAAGTAgtttattgagttttaaatgataaaacaatgggAAATTACATTCTAAATTTAGACAAAAAAGGTACActctctggttgtcaaacttagtgcAACATGTCCGTAAAAGTTAAAGTGATAAACTACACCCGTGGGACCTGTTAgtttaaaataattgcaaaaatgtctttgaaaaaaatgaaatttgctttgagtgcatttttaagtgttacataAGTGTCCTATACTTAATGGGGCCTCTGTGTGTTCTTGTATTACCTTTAGTCCTACTGGAAAGTGCACTAGGTAGAGGTCAAGGTACTCCAGCTGAAGGTCATTTAGGGATCTGTTTAGGCAAATAGGAATGTCCTCTGGTGCATGGTGAGTACACCACAGCTGCGAAAGAGAAGCagcatgtacattttttattttttgcttctttttgatTTGGCTATATATGAACATTGACTTTCAGCCAGGTGAGAGCACAGACATTATACCAACTTACTTTACTGACTATGAACATATCCTGGCGTCTGATGATGCCCTGCTGCATCTTGGATTCGATGGCCTTGCCCAGCTCTACCTCATTCCTATAACTGTAGGCTGTGTCTATGTGGCGATATCCAGCAGCAATAGCTGCTTCAGCTGCCCTCTGACACATACCTGGGCTAATGCCCTGTTTACAATGTAGTAAAATATTAAATCGTTGCTTGCTTCTATTGCATAAGATTACACAGTTAAACAGTAAAGGATTATCACTGTAAGAAAGAagtaacatatttaaatatatactatctatctgtctatctatctatctatctatctatctatctatctatctatatatatatatatatacacacacacacacacacacacacacacacacacacacaacctataCCTGTATGTATAACGAATAAATAGTacactgtatatttgtgtgtatacaAATTGTATGTATAAAAAGTGCAATGCCATACATACTGACATGTATCTGATATGTATGTGTGGTTAATATGAGGTTATTGAAAAAAGTAATGCTACCTCTGGCTTCCATGTTCCAAGTCCTAGCAGTGGCATGTACGTGCCATCATTTAGTTCAATCTTTCTAGGTTGTCCAGTTCTCTCCTCCATGTGAAGATTTGTTCTATGCAATATGAGTAGCAGATAAGTGAACTGAATTGTTCTTCCTGTATTTAtcttatgcctcaataattttctttattagaTCTTCCTTTTTGCCTTCTCAGCACTGCCTTCTCTTTATCTTTGCAGTTAATCATTGAATTTGACATGGAgtgtttctctctgtgtgtgtgtgtgtgtgt encodes:
- the zgc:56622 gene encoding aldo-keto reductase family 1 member B1 isoform X2 codes for the protein MCQRAAEAAIAAGYRHIDTAYSYRNEVELGKAIESKMQQGIIRRQDMFIVSKLWCTHHAPEDIPICLNRSLNDLQLEYLDLYLVHFPVGLKKMGDELFPEKDGKILTSDTDYVDVWKGMEDLKHSGKVKSIGVSNFSIMQLERLLSVAKIPPAVNQVELHPYLVQTDLIDYCKSKNIALTAYSPFGSPGRPAQYQRGDTDPMKLLEDPVVGDVAKKHRRTPAQVLLRYHIQQGIAVIPKSTKPHHILENTKIFDFTLDEEDMNALNSLNRDWKACIITQLESHPFYPFK
- the zgc:56622 gene encoding aldo-keto reductase family 1 member B1 isoform X1, with the protein product MEERTGQPRKIELNDGTYMPLLGLGTWKPEGISPGMCQRAAEAAIAAGYRHIDTAYSYRNEVELGKAIESKMQQGIIRRQDMFIVSKLWCTHHAPEDIPICLNRSLNDLQLEYLDLYLVHFPVGLKKMGDELFPEKDGKILTSDTDYVDVWKGMEDLKHSGKVKSIGVSNFSIMQLERLLSVAKIPPAVNQVELHPYLVQTDLIDYCKSKNIALTAYSPFGSPGRPAQYQRGDTDPMKLLEDPVVGDVAKKHRRTPAQVLLRYHIQQGIAVIPKSTKPHHILENTKIFDFTLDEEDMNALNSLNRDWKACIITQLESHPFYPFK